The segment GCCCCAGAATTTCATGTGATGAATATCCCGTGACCTCGTAGAACATGGTGTTGGCATATTCAATAATGCCTTCGGTATTAGTGATGAACAACATATTTGGGCTTTGTTCGACGGTTTGAGACAGTTTGAGCAGTTCTTCACCCGCTCGCCGCCGTTCCGTGATATTACGAATGATGCTGGTGACGAACTTTTCGTCGCCTATGCTCCATTCGGATATTGTCAGTTCGATAGGGAATTTTGAGCCATCCTTTCGTAACGCCTCGACTTCTAAGCTCATGTTCCCAAGCTGTCTTTCTCCCTCGACCATGAAGCGCTCAAAGCCTTTTATGTGATCGTCACGAAAGTGTTCAGGTATAAGGACGGTCACAGGTTGACCGACGATTTCCGTTTCGTCGTATCCGAACATTTGCCGTGCCCCATTGTTCCACTGGACGATGAGGCCATTTTTGTTGGCTGAAATGATAGCGTCCTGTGCGGATTGAGCCACGGCCCGGAAGCGGGCCTCGCTTTCCTTCATTTGCTTGGTGCGGTCGGCGACTTCGATCTCAAGATTATCCCGTGCCAAGCGCAGTTTATCCTCAAACTGTTTGCGCGAAGCAATGAGGAGCGCCGTAATCCAGATGACTAATAAGGCCACTCCACGATTTGTGAGAACGACCCAAAGAACGCCTCCACTCGGAGATGCAAAGTAACCAACAATGGTTAGTGCAGATCCTAGAACGGCTAAAAGGTATATGTGCTGGCGCTTCGAATACCATATGCCCATCAAGATAAGCGCCACATAAGGCACCGCTCCTGCAACACCAAGGGGCAGTGACAAATCGAGTGCAAGGACAATCGCGGCCACAGCTACCGTAATAATGATTATTATAAATGGAGTCCTGACAACTGAAGGGATTTGACGTCTATTCACACCATTCCAATCGATGTTGAAATCCCGATCATCATTCATTTGTGGAATCGCTCCCATGCTAAAACTCTACGTCAGCATCTTCCGATATGCTTTTCTCGTCAATATGTCCTGATATGAAGGTCTGCTTTAGGGTCGTATAACGGACATAATTTTGGCGGGTGTTTAGGTCCGGTTATGACCTAAAGCGGACATTTAAAAATTTGGCGTTAGCGATCATCAGCCCTTTGGGTTGGGAACGTCACGGTCACAACCGTTCCCTTTTCGACACCGCTCTCAATATTTAATTTTCCATCGTGAGCTTCGACAAGGGACTTCACTATAGACAATCCAAGGCCCGTTCCTTTTTGGGTTATGTACGGGTCAGAATGCGTCTGAGAAAACGGATCAGTTACCGTTGACAGTCTGTCGGGGGGTATCCCAATACCGGTGTCACTCACCTTAATTGAAATTGATTTTTCCATTTCCAGTATGGAAACCGAAATAGTTCCACCCCGGTTTGTAAACTTGATGGCATTGGATAGAAGATTGAGAAAAATTTGGGTGAATGATCGCTTGTCGGCATATAGGGAAGGTGAATTTTCGGGAACGTCCAACGACAGCTTGATGTCTCTATCCTTGGCAGCTGGTTCGAAATTCCTGATGCAATCCCTCAGAATTTCACCGATAACGACATCCTCATTGATCATGGGACGCTTGCCGGCTTCAATTGCCGCAATATCCAGCATATCGTTAATCAGTTCCATCATATGTTCGCCACTCGTGTGTATGTCGTTCGCGTAAACTTCATAATTGTCGGCACCCAGCGGGCCAAAATACTGTGAGCGCAACATTTCGCTGAAACCCAGAATGGCATTCAAAGGTGTGCGGAACTCGTGACTCATGGTGGCAAGGAACTCTGACTTAGCCTGATTCGCACGTTCGGCATCGGCCAAAGCCGTTTGAAGTTGTTCCTCTGCCTTTTTGCGATCGGAAATATCGTGAATAACGGCGCTGAAATAGATTTTCCCTTTTGAATGCCATGCTCCAAGTGACAGTTCCAACGGAAACTCATGGCCATCTCTATGCAAGCCCTCTAATTCGACGGTCTTACCAACGATGCGGTAATCGCCGGTTTCGCACACCCTTTTCAAACCCGCCTCATGCGCCTCCCGGTAACGTTCTGGCATAAGGAGAGTCAGGGGCTGGTTGAGAATTTCGTTCTCAGCGTAGCCGAAGGCTTTTTCCGCTCCCGGGTTCCATGAAATGATACTTCCTTCTTCATCGATGGAAATGATCATTGCAACGTTGGCTGACAGGTAAATGGAGCGGAATTTCTCTTCGCTCTCTAGCAAGGCTGTTTCGATTTGTTTGCGATCAGTGATGTCCGTCGAAATTGCGCATGTTCCAAAAGGTTCATCATCCCCAATCCTGACGGGAAATTTCGTTGTTAAATATGTATGCCATTCGCCATTCTTGTGTTTGACAACTTCCTCTACCTTAATGGGAGCGTTGGATTTCATTGCCGCAAGGTCGTTCTTCCATAACTCATCAGCTACTTCTTTGGGAAAAATGTCGTACACGTTTTTACCGATGAAGTCCTCCGAAGGTGGTCCATCTAAAACATTAAATTGATTGTTAATCAGTAGGATATTTCCCACACGGTCCTTCATCGAAATTAATGAGGATGAGTTGTCAAGAATGGCCTGCAACTGCGCCCCTCTTTCTTGAATGGCCATTTGAGCCTGAACAAATTGATCGATGTCGGTGTGTACGCCTATGACCCTCAGAGGCTCGCCGGCCTCGTCCCTTTCAACGATATTGGCCCGTGCCATGATC is part of the Rhodospirillaceae bacterium genome and harbors:
- a CDS encoding PAS domain S-box protein produces the protein MNTGGFSNGHEYRFAHAMEAIGDGVYDWNVSTNVVIFEPSYYTMAGYEPGDFPMDFESWASRVHPDDIERVGKDVEEFMSGRTQVYHPKFRFRRKDGSWMWIMARANIVERDEAGEPLRVIGVHTDIDQFVQAQMAIQERGAQLQAILDNSSSLISMKDRVGNILLINNQFNVLDGPPSEDFIGKNVYDIFPKEVADELWKNDLAAMKSNAPIKVEEVVKHKNGEWHTYLTTKFPVRIGDDEPFGTCAISTDITDRKQIETALLESEEKFRSIYLSANVAMIISIDEEGSIISWNPGAEKAFGYAENEILNQPLTLLMPERYREAHEAGLKRVCETGDYRIVGKTVELEGLHRDGHEFPLELSLGAWHSKGKIYFSAVIHDISDRKKAEEQLQTALADAERANQAKSEFLATMSHEFRTPLNAILGFSEMLRSQYFGPLGADNYEVYANDIHTSGEHMMELINDMLDIAAIEAGKRPMINEDVVIGEILRDCIRNFEPAAKDRDIKLSLDVPENSPSLYADKRSFTQIFLNLLSNAIKFTNRGGTISVSILEMEKSISIKVSDTGIGIPPDRLSTVTDPFSQTHSDPYITQKGTGLGLSIVKSLVEAHDGKLNIESGVEKGTVVTVTFPTQRADDR